A window of Candidatus Alcyoniella australis contains these coding sequences:
- a CDS encoding metallophosphoesterase, translating into MKIRTLTLVAIGCAAVLLTSGIANAQFSKGPFLVNVWDRGVTVKWEDNAGSGSVEYGLTQQLGSVLPSEVQSGVHSVDLRCLEPNSLYYYRALSGENSSPIYTFYTGVGVEEPFMFVAFGDNRTNADDHQAVVDAIALQSPDFLINTGDYVEIGFSAGDWRSWFDVEQALIAQTAMAGVMGNHELWGGRPYFDKYFSHPASTPEPSMYAFHYGNTQFIAIDVTRPYTAGSAQYQFIEQTLAQAVDNPQCKHIMPFLHISPYSASNHGDDWDSLSIREHLTPLFEAYDVDMVFAGHDHNYEHGLVNDVNYIVTGGGGAPLYGNGSDYWTVVSEKTLNYVKVEIDGAAVNYTAFRPDGTLIEQFSYEHDAGGAGVPGMEWPEPCDDDDDDDDDDIDDDDDDDDDDDSAGDDDDDDDDSGCCG; encoded by the coding sequence ATGAAGATACGAACTCTGACCCTGGTGGCGATAGGCTGCGCCGCGGTGCTGCTTACTAGTGGGATCGCCAACGCGCAGTTCTCCAAAGGCCCGTTCCTGGTCAACGTCTGGGATCGCGGCGTGACCGTCAAGTGGGAGGACAACGCGGGTTCGGGCTCGGTGGAGTACGGCCTGACCCAGCAATTGGGCAGCGTCCTGCCCAGCGAGGTCCAAAGCGGCGTGCACAGCGTGGACCTGCGCTGCCTGGAGCCCAACAGCCTATATTACTATCGTGCGCTTTCCGGCGAGAACTCCTCGCCGATCTATACCTTCTATACCGGGGTCGGCGTTGAGGAGCCGTTCATGTTCGTGGCCTTCGGCGACAACCGCACCAACGCCGACGACCATCAGGCGGTTGTCGACGCCATCGCGCTGCAATCGCCGGACTTCCTGATCAACACCGGCGATTACGTGGAGATCGGATTTTCGGCCGGCGATTGGCGCTCGTGGTTCGACGTGGAGCAGGCGCTGATCGCCCAGACCGCCATGGCCGGCGTAATGGGCAATCACGAGCTGTGGGGCGGCAGGCCGTACTTCGACAAGTACTTCAGCCATCCGGCCTCGACCCCCGAACCTTCGATGTACGCCTTTCACTACGGCAACACCCAGTTCATCGCCATCGACGTCACGCGCCCCTACACCGCGGGCTCGGCGCAGTACCAGTTCATCGAGCAGACCCTGGCCCAGGCCGTGGACAATCCGCAGTGCAAACACATCATGCCTTTCCTGCACATCTCGCCGTATTCAGCGTCCAACCACGGCGATGATTGGGACTCCCTGTCAATTCGGGAGCACCTGACCCCGCTGTTCGAGGCCTACGACGTGGACATGGTTTTCGCCGGTCACGATCACAACTATGAGCACGGCCTGGTAAACGACGTGAACTACATTGTCACCGGCGGCGGCGGCGCGCCGCTGTACGGCAACGGCAGCGACTACTGGACCGTGGTCAGCGAGAAGACTCTGAACTACGTTAAGGTCGAAATCGACGGCGCGGCGGTCAACTACACGGCCTTCCGTCCCGATGGCACGCTGATCGAGCAGTTCAGCTACGAGCACGACGCGGGCGGCGCCGGAGTGCCGGGCATGGAATGGCCCGAGCCCTGCGATGACGATGATGACGACGACGACGACGACATCGATGACGATGATGATGACGACGACGACGACGATTCAGCGGGCGACGACGATGACGACGACGACGACAGCGGTTGTTGTGGGTAA
- a CDS encoding acyl-CoA dehydratase activase encodes MTELYAGIDIGSLTTKCTLIDPEGRIVAWDLRPTAPNASKAAQGTLTAVCAAAKIEQGDLSLLVSTGYGRNRLPFEAKSITEITCHAKGAARLVSGARTVIDIGGQDSKAIRIDELGKVGDFVMNDKCAAGTGRFLEVMARTLEVDLDQVGPLALEARSRIAVSSMCTVFAESEVVGLIANGHPTPDILAGICRSVADRVAAMAARIGVTPAVVMTGGVARNAGVVLALSEKLGHEVTPAPHAQLAGAYGAALFSMERNRSIND; translated from the coding sequence ATGACTGAACTTTACGCAGGAATCGACATCGGGTCCCTGACCACCAAGTGTACGCTGATCGACCCCGAGGGTCGGATCGTGGCCTGGGATCTGCGCCCCACCGCGCCCAACGCTTCCAAGGCGGCTCAGGGCACGTTGACCGCCGTTTGTGCCGCGGCAAAGATCGAGCAGGGCGACCTGTCGCTGTTGGTGAGCACGGGCTACGGCCGCAACCGGTTGCCGTTCGAGGCCAAGTCGATCACCGAGATCACCTGCCACGCCAAGGGCGCGGCGCGACTGGTTTCCGGCGCACGAACCGTGATCGACATCGGCGGCCAGGACTCCAAAGCGATCCGCATCGACGAGCTTGGCAAGGTCGGCGACTTCGTGATGAACGACAAGTGCGCCGCGGGCACCGGCCGATTCCTGGAAGTAATGGCGCGCACCCTGGAAGTCGACCTGGATCAGGTCGGCCCGCTGGCCCTGGAGGCCCGCAGCCGGATCGCGGTGAGTTCGATGTGTACGGTATTCGCCGAGAGCGAGGTCGTGGGCCTGATCGCCAACGGCCATCCCACACCTGATATCCTGGCCGGGATCTGCCGTTCGGTGGCCGACCGCGTGGCCGCGATGGCCGCACGGATCGGCGTGACGCCCGCGGTGGTGATGACCGGCGGAGTGGCGCGCAATGCGGGCGTAGTGCTGGCCCTGAGCGAGAAGCTCGGGCACGAGGTCACGCCCGCGCCCCACGCCCAACTCGCCGGGGCCTACGGTGCGGCGTTGTTCTCGATGGAGCGCAATCGATCGATCAACGATTGA